In Halosegnis marinus, one genomic interval encodes:
- a CDS encoding ArsA family ATPase — translation MARFVFFGGKGGVGKTSMSAAYAHKLATAGESVLLVSTDPAHSTADVFDQEFGDEPTPVEGYDSLSAVEIDPEREVTEHLMETKRALGDQVSAGIVNEIDRQLELAHQTPGAHESALFDRFIEIMREADHDRVVFDTSPTGGTLRLLSLPEYLGGWIDRLVEKREASIDLYERAAIGGREPRRSALGDPILARLRERKEKFEFARETLRDEAEFVLVANPDELSVRETERAVGSLAERDLPVAGVIVNRLTPAPDDDENGRGARFLRDRIATEEERLAELEALDPPLLAAIETRVSEVKGSFLAEVAAELDIETTI, via the coding sequence TCGATGTCCGCCGCCTACGCGCACAAGCTCGCGACCGCGGGCGAGTCCGTCCTGCTCGTCTCGACGGACCCGGCCCACTCGACGGCCGACGTGTTCGACCAGGAGTTCGGCGACGAACCGACGCCGGTGGAGGGGTACGACTCGCTGTCGGCCGTCGAGATAGACCCCGAACGGGAGGTCACCGAACACCTGATGGAGACGAAGCGGGCGCTCGGCGACCAGGTGAGCGCCGGCATCGTCAACGAGATCGACCGGCAGCTGGAGCTGGCCCACCAGACGCCGGGCGCTCACGAGTCGGCGCTGTTCGACCGCTTCATCGAGATAATGCGCGAGGCCGACCACGACCGGGTCGTCTTCGACACCTCGCCGACCGGGGGGACCCTCCGGCTGCTGTCGCTGCCGGAGTACCTCGGCGGCTGGATAGACCGGCTCGTCGAGAAGCGGGAGGCGTCCATCGACCTCTACGAGCGGGCGGCCATCGGCGGCCGGGAGCCGCGGCGCTCGGCGCTCGGCGACCCCATCCTCGCGCGCCTGCGCGAGCGGAAGGAGAAGTTCGAGTTCGCCCGCGAGACCCTGCGCGACGAGGCCGAGTTCGTCCTCGTCGCCAACCCCGACGAGCTCTCCGTCCGCGAGACGGAGCGGGCCGTCGGGAGCCTCGCCGAGCGCGACCTGCCGGTCGCGGGCGTCATCGTGAACCGCCTGACGCCCGCGCCCGACGACGACGAGAACGGCCGGGGGGCGCGGTTCCTGCGCGACCGCATCGCCACGGAGGAGGAACGCCTGGCCGAACTGGAGGCGCTCGACCCGCCGCTGCTCGCGGCCATCGAGACCCGCGTCTCGGAGGTGAAGGGGTCGTTCCTCGCGGAGGTCGCGGCGGAACTCGACATCGAGACGACAATATAG